The Echinicola rosea genome has a segment encoding these proteins:
- a CDS encoding GMC oxidoreductase: protein MNLNIKATKENTYDAIVVGSGISGGWAAKELCEKGLKTLVLERGKNVEHIKGYPTTNLNPWELDHRGWSTNESKEKHPIQSRCYAFGEDTQQFWVNDLENPYNEVKPFNWLRGYHVGGRSLMWGRQCYRLSDIDFEANAKDGHGVDWPVRYKDLAPWYTYVEKFAGISGQAEGLPQLPDSHFLPAMEMNCVEKHVAARVKEKFDDRIITIGRAAHATEAINGRGPCQYRNLCARGCPFGGYFSSNSATLPAAMQTGNMTLRPYSIVTEVLYDKESGKAKGVRIMDAETKEYTEYYAKIVFLNASTLGSAYILLNSVSDAFPNGLGNGSEQVGHNLMDHHFGVGASGTIEGFGDKYYYGRRPNGIYVPRFRNISEATKREDYVRGFGYQGGAGRGRGQGGPAGVGADFKLSKTQPSEDWSFGIGSWGEHLPYYENKVSLNHEKLDAYGLPTLDIDCEFKENEKAMRKDMRQSAVEILEAVGAKNISSYDSAPPPGHCIHEMGTVRMGRDPKTSVLNGYNQMHEVPNVFVTDGSFMASSACQNPSLTYMAFTARACDHAVKELKKQNL from the coding sequence GCAGCAAAAGAACTATGTGAAAAGGGACTAAAAACCTTGGTGCTGGAACGCGGCAAGAATGTGGAACACATAAAGGGCTACCCCACCACAAACCTGAACCCTTGGGAACTCGATCACCGCGGATGGTCGACCAATGAAAGCAAGGAGAAGCATCCCATCCAAAGCCGATGCTATGCCTTTGGTGAAGATACCCAGCAATTTTGGGTAAATGACCTCGAAAATCCCTACAATGAAGTCAAACCATTCAATTGGCTCAGAGGCTACCATGTAGGCGGCCGCTCACTGATGTGGGGAAGACAGTGCTACAGGCTGAGCGATATTGATTTTGAAGCAAATGCCAAAGATGGCCATGGGGTGGACTGGCCGGTAAGGTATAAGGACTTGGCACCATGGTACACGTATGTGGAGAAATTTGCAGGGATATCTGGCCAAGCGGAGGGACTCCCCCAGTTACCTGACAGCCACTTTTTGCCAGCGATGGAAATGAACTGCGTGGAAAAGCACGTTGCCGCACGGGTAAAAGAAAAGTTTGACGACCGGATCATCACCATTGGCAGGGCCGCACATGCTACGGAGGCCATCAATGGTCGAGGACCATGTCAATATCGGAACCTCTGTGCCAGAGGCTGTCCTTTTGGTGGGTATTTTAGCAGTAACTCAGCTACACTTCCCGCCGCCATGCAGACAGGGAATATGACTTTGCGTCCTTATTCTATCGTGACTGAAGTCCTGTACGACAAGGAAAGTGGCAAAGCAAAAGGCGTCCGTATCATGGATGCCGAGACCAAAGAATATACGGAGTATTATGCGAAGATTGTTTTTCTGAATGCTTCGACCTTGGGCTCTGCATATATCTTGCTGAATTCAGTTTCTGACGCATTCCCTAATGGCTTGGGAAATGGTAGCGAGCAAGTAGGACATAACCTGATGGACCATCACTTTGGCGTGGGTGCTTCAGGAACCATCGAAGGCTTTGGGGATAAATATTATTATGGGCGCAGGCCAAATGGCATCTATGTGCCTCGTTTTAGAAACATCAGTGAAGCCACCAAACGGGAAGATTATGTGCGTGGTTTTGGCTATCAGGGAGGTGCTGGACGTGGTCGCGGCCAAGGCGGCCCAGCAGGAGTAGGTGCTGACTTTAAGCTCTCCAAAACCCAGCCTAGTGAAGATTGGAGCTTTGGGATCGGCTCTTGGGGTGAGCATTTGCCGTATTATGAAAATAAGGTAAGCCTTAATCATGAGAAGCTGGACGCCTATGGACTGCCAACGTTGGACATTGATTGCGAATTTAAGGAGAATGAAAAGGCCATGCGAAAAGACATGCGGCAAAGTGCTGTTGAGATACTGGAAGCAGTAGGTGCCAAGAATATCAGCTCCTATGACAGTGCCCCGCCTCCGGGACATTGTATTCACGAAATGGGTACTGTAAGGATGGGACGGGACCCCAAGACTTCCGTACTCAATGGTTACAATCAAATGCACGAAGTCCCCAATGTGTTTGTCACGGATGGCTCTTTTATGGCCTCCTCAGCCTGTCAAAATCCATCACTTACCTACATGGCTTTTACGGCGCGGGCATGTGATCATGCCGTAAAGGAGCTTAAGAAGCAGAACCTGTAA
- a CDS encoding TetR family transcriptional regulator — protein sequence MELNEKKVKIMEVAEKLFAKNGFSGTSVREIAKKADVNIAMISYYFESKEKLLEAIFHYKGDYLKVMVENLLQKDSFTRWQKLDWLVDEYVDRFLENQYLHRIILRESGLHSKGSLREFIDKQRYGHYKMVKEFIEKGQKDGEFKEGCDLLMLYSLLPGTTKHLLFHESFMRHVIKGETGKDIDLDDLKVRTQSFLKMTLRVLLQKD from the coding sequence ATGGAACTCAATGAAAAAAAGGTGAAGATCATGGAAGTAGCCGAAAAGCTCTTTGCAAAAAATGGTTTTTCGGGGACTTCCGTCAGGGAGATCGCAAAGAAAGCAGATGTGAATATCGCGATGATTTCCTATTACTTTGAGAGCAAAGAAAAATTGCTGGAAGCAATATTTCATTATAAAGGGGACTACCTGAAAGTTATGGTAGAAAATTTACTCCAAAAGGATTCCTTTACCCGTTGGCAAAAGCTGGATTGGTTGGTGGATGAATATGTGGACAGATTTTTGGAAAACCAATACCTGCACCGGATTATCTTACGAGAAAGCGGCTTGCACAGCAAGGGAAGCCTGAGGGAGTTTATAGATAAACAACGCTATGGCCATTATAAAATGGTAAAAGAGTTTATCGAAAAAGGGCAAAAAGATGGCGAGTTTAAAGAAGGATGTGATTTATTGATGCTTTATTCATTGCTGCCGGGAACCACCAAGCACTTGCTTTTTCATGAATCCTTTATGAGGCATGTGATCAAGGGGGAGACAGGAAAGGATATTGATTTGGATGATCTAAAGGTCAGGACTCAGTCGTTTCTGAAAATGACCTTGCGCGTACTCCTTCAGAAGGATTAA